The following coding sequences lie in one Dehalococcoidales bacterium genomic window:
- a CDS encoding GNAT family protein gives MSNEMLDRNRVKLTDGKITLRPYRKEDSRDSFQAIKESLKEISVWLPFAHEDYTRKENLAWVKKRPADWKKGTAYEFAIFGAADGMMIGGCGLNAIDHMNRRANLGYWVRTSHTGNGVAVAATVLLAKWGFAALKLTRIEILVAVDNQRSLRVAEKAGAKREGVLRNRIVIRDRAYDAVMHSLVPGDI, from the coding sequence ATGAGCAATGAAATGCTGGACCGGAACAGGGTAAAGCTGACGGACGGTAAAATAACCCTGCGGCCGTACCGCAAGGAAGATTCCCGTGACTCCTTCCAGGCTATCAAGGAGTCGCTGAAGGAAATATCGGTCTGGCTGCCCTTCGCCCATGAAGACTATACCCGGAAAGAAAACCTGGCCTGGGTAAAGAAGCGGCCGGCGGACTGGAAGAAGGGTACCGCTTACGAGTTCGCTATCTTCGGCGCCGCGGACGGGATGATGATAGGGGGGTGCGGTCTGAACGCCATCGACCATATGAACCGGCGCGCCAACCTGGGCTACTGGGTGCGGACGAGCCATACCGGCAACGGGGTGGCGGTGGCGGCCACGGTGCTGCTGGCCAAATGGGGCTTCGCGGCGCTGAAGCTGACCCGCATCGAGATACTGGTGGCCGTGGATAATCAGCGCAGCCTGCGGGTGGCGGAAAAGGCGGGGGCTAAACGGGAAGGCGTCCTGAGGAACCGGATAGTTATCCGTGACCGGGCGTATGATGCCGTGATGCATTCGCTGGTGCCGGGGGATATTTAG
- the mutS gene encoding DNA mismatch repair protein MutS, producing MMKEDATPIRRQYLRIKKQYPNAIVLFRLGDFYETFDEDARITSRELEIVLTSREMGKGNKIPLAGIPYHALDGYLAKLINRGYKVAICEQLTKPGEVKGLVERDVVRLVTPGTVVEPNLLNSKSNNYLVAVAGGEGEVGIALVDITTSEFAVTQLPAARARTEMERLNPSEVIAAEGADIDGLGVKDNITRVDGYRFDLETARRTLLDHFGVTTLEGYGCDHLPLAIKAAGAIVFYLGETQKSGLGQITRLATYATESYMALDSQTQRNLEIFRGSRSGGAEGSLLSVIDAARTPMGGRLLRKWLGQPLLDAAALNQRLDVIDWFTANALPRRRITDRLKDVADLERLINRVRGEIAIPREMVALRRSLEAVPGLKEILGHSERSEESGGAGDIAAPPRDASVATLPQHDPPTPGLRRAGREGDGDAKAIGGLIAELKPCNEAIDLIARAIEDEPASIVGEGGVIKPGFSEELDGLREVSGNAKKYLANLELKERERTGIKNLKVGFNNIFGYYIEVSNASIKQVPDDFIRKQTLVNGERFFTPELKEYESMILNARDRLEQVETDVYRRVCRQVALESERILALGAALARLDVYAALAEVAARHNYVRPQLNDGTVIDIKEGRHPVVERTLTDGSFMPNDIYLSNEDAQLIVLTGPNMSGKSTYLRQVALIVLLAQIGSYVPAASARIGIVDRIFTRIGARDDLAAGQSTFMVEMVETANILNNATPRSLLILDEIGRGTSTYDGLSIARAVAEYIHNHKGLGARTVFATHYHEMTALAGYLPRVKNFNVAVIEEAGKVIFLHKIVPGGVDKSYGIHVAQLAGLPRPVLHRAREVLGELESNGPLRQAQGERAAKEKAAQMPLFGEKTALEKELEKIEPDGMTPLEALNKLYELKKKLGE from the coding sequence TTGATGAAAGAAGACGCCACCCCCATCCGCCGCCAGTACCTCCGCATTAAAAAGCAGTACCCCAACGCCATTGTGCTGTTCCGGCTGGGGGACTTCTATGAAACGTTCGACGAGGACGCGCGGATTACCTCCAGGGAACTGGAAATCGTGCTGACCTCCCGGGAGATGGGCAAGGGCAACAAGATACCGCTGGCGGGCATCCCGTACCACGCGCTGGACGGCTACCTGGCCAAACTCATCAACCGCGGCTACAAGGTGGCCATCTGCGAGCAGCTCACCAAACCGGGGGAGGTAAAAGGGCTGGTGGAGCGGGACGTGGTGCGGCTGGTCACGCCGGGCACCGTGGTGGAGCCCAACCTGCTCAATAGCAAAAGCAACAACTACCTGGTGGCCGTGGCGGGGGGAGAAGGGGAGGTCGGCATCGCCCTGGTGGACATCACCACCTCCGAGTTCGCCGTGACGCAATTGCCTGCGGCCAGGGCCAGGACGGAAATGGAACGACTCAACCCCTCCGAGGTCATCGCCGCCGAAGGGGCGGACATCGACGGCCTGGGCGTCAAGGACAATATTACCCGCGTCGACGGCTACCGGTTCGACCTGGAGACGGCCCGCCGGACCCTGCTCGACCACTTCGGCGTAACGACGCTGGAAGGCTACGGCTGCGACCACCTGCCGCTGGCCATTAAAGCGGCGGGGGCTATCGTTTTCTACCTGGGGGAGACGCAGAAAAGCGGCCTCGGCCAGATCACGCGCCTGGCCACCTACGCCACGGAAAGCTACATGGCGCTGGACAGCCAGACCCAGCGCAACCTGGAGATTTTCCGGGGCTCCCGCTCCGGCGGCGCGGAAGGCTCGCTGCTCTCCGTGATAGACGCCGCCAGGACCCCCATGGGCGGCCGGCTTTTAAGGAAGTGGCTGGGCCAGCCGCTTTTGGACGCGGCGGCGCTCAATCAAAGGCTGGATGTTATCGATTGGTTTACGGCCAACGCCCTGCCCCGCCGCCGGATAACGGATAGGCTCAAGGACGTGGCGGACCTGGAACGCCTTATCAACCGGGTGCGGGGGGAAATAGCCATACCGCGGGAGATGGTCGCCCTCAGGCGCAGCCTGGAGGCCGTGCCCGGACTGAAAGAAATACTTGGTCATTCTGAGCGCAGCGAAGAATCCGGGGGAGCTGGGGATATTGCCGCCCCACCCCGGGATGCTTCGGTCGCTACACTCCCTCAGCATGACCCGCCTACGCCAGGGCTTCGGCGGGCAGGCAGGGAGGGGGATGGGGATGCTAAAGCAATCGGGGGGCTAATCGCGGAGCTGAAGCCCTGTAATGAAGCCATCGACCTTATTGCCAGGGCCATTGAGGACGAGCCCGCCTCTATCGTGGGGGAGGGCGGCGTTATCAAGCCCGGCTTTTCCGAGGAGCTGGATGGCCTGCGGGAGGTCTCCGGCAATGCCAAAAAGTACCTCGCCAACCTGGAGCTCAAGGAGCGGGAGCGCACCGGCATCAAGAACCTCAAAGTGGGCTTTAACAACATTTTCGGCTACTACATCGAGGTCTCCAATGCCAGTATAAAGCAGGTGCCGGACGACTTTATCCGCAAGCAGACCCTGGTCAACGGGGAGCGCTTTTTCACCCCGGAGCTTAAAGAGTACGAGTCCATGATTCTCAACGCCCGCGACCGCCTGGAGCAGGTGGAAACGGATGTTTACCGCCGCGTCTGCCGGCAGGTGGCGCTGGAAAGCGAGCGCATCCTGGCGCTGGGGGCGGCTTTAGCCCGCCTGGACGTTTACGCCGCCCTGGCGGAGGTGGCGGCGCGCCATAACTATGTGCGACCCCAGCTGAACGACGGCACGGTTATCGACATCAAAGAGGGGCGGCACCCGGTGGTGGAAAGGACCCTGACGGACGGCTCCTTCATGCCCAACGATATTTACCTCTCCAACGAAGACGCCCAGCTTATCGTCCTTACCGGGCCGAACATGTCCGGCAAGTCCACCTATTTAAGACAGGTTGCCCTTATCGTGCTGCTGGCGCAAATCGGCAGCTATGTGCCGGCGGCCTCGGCCAGGATAGGCATCGTCGACCGCATATTTACGCGCATCGGCGCCCGTGACGACCTCGCCGCCGGGCAGTCCACCTTCATGGTGGAGATGGTGGAGACCGCCAATATTTTAAATAACGCCACCCCCCGCTCCCTCCTCATCCTGGACGAGATAGGGCGGGGCACCAGCACTTATGACGGGCTGTCCATCGCCCGCGCCGTGGCGGAGTACATCCACAACCATAAAGGGCTGGGCGCGCGCACCGTCTTCGCCACCCACTACCATGAGATGACGGCGCTGGCGGGCTACCTGCCCCGGGTCAAGAACTTCAACGTGGCCGTTATCGAGGAAGCCGGCAAAGTCATTTTCCTGCATAAAATCGTGCCGGGCGGGGTGGACAAGAGCTACGGCATCCACGTGGCGCAGCTGGCGGGCCTGCCCCGGCCGGTGCTCCACCGCGCCCGCGAGGTCCTGGGGGAGCTGGAAAGCAACGGTCCCCTTCGACAGGCTCAGGGTGAGCGGGCGGCTAAAGAAAAGGCGGCGCAGATGCCGCTCTTCGGGGAGAAAACGGCGCTGGAAAAAGAGCTGGAGAAAATAGAGCCGGACGGTATGACGCCGCTGGAAGCGCTGAACAAGCTCTACGAGCTGAAGAAAAAGCTGGGAGAATAG
- a CDS encoding SDR family NAD(P)-dependent oxidoreductase, producing the protein MKDFKGKVAFITGGASGAGLGQAKLFSEAGCKIVIADIRQDHLDQAKDYFKGKNAQVHTIKLDITDRRAYAAAADEVEKVYGEPPQLLFNTAGVNAFGPAEASTFEDFDWVIGVNLFGVINGMVTFVPRMIKAGKGGYIATTSSMSGFMAASGCTPYSASKAAVNSLMECYYNALKPYGIGVSCLCPGGINTNIHESYFTRPERYKNTGYNVDEKSIAFEGQFNAQGMDPVELAKVLKKGIEDEQFFVLPGPEPQKMLQFNFDRIMNYTTPEGMKRQEELTRKHMEEMQAHMGDRAPFSGADESGWGAARKDLTWVKKPRRGI; encoded by the coding sequence ATGAAAGATTTTAAAGGTAAAGTTGCGTTCATTACCGGAGGCGCTTCCGGCGCCGGGCTGGGCCAGGCCAAGTTATTTTCGGAGGCCGGCTGCAAAATAGTTATCGCCGATATCCGCCAGGACCACCTGGACCAGGCCAAGGACTATTTTAAAGGCAAAAACGCCCAGGTCCACACCATCAAGCTGGATATTACCGACCGCCGAGCGTACGCCGCGGCGGCGGACGAGGTGGAAAAGGTATACGGGGAGCCGCCGCAGCTCCTGTTCAATACTGCGGGCGTCAATGCCTTCGGACCGGCGGAAGCCTCGACCTTCGAGGACTTCGACTGGGTTATCGGGGTCAACCTCTTCGGCGTCATCAACGGCATGGTAACCTTCGTGCCGCGCATGATCAAAGCGGGCAAGGGCGGCTATATCGCCACCACTTCCTCGATGTCCGGCTTCATGGCGGCCTCCGGCTGCACGCCGTACTCGGCCTCCAAGGCCGCGGTCAACAGCCTGATGGAGTGCTACTATAATGCTCTCAAGCCTTACGGCATCGGCGTTTCCTGCCTGTGCCCGGGCGGCATCAACACCAATATTCATGAGTCGTATTTCACCCGGCCGGAACGCTACAAGAACACCGGCTATAACGTGGACGAAAAATCCATCGCCTTTGAAGGCCAGTTCAACGCCCAGGGCATGGACCCGGTGGAGCTGGCGAAAGTACTCAAGAAAGGCATCGAGGACGAGCAGTTCTTCGTACTGCCCGGCCCGGAACCGCAGAAGATGCTGCAGTTCAACTTCGACCGCATTATGAACTACACCACCCCGGAAGGGATGAAGCGCCAGGAAGAGCTCACCCGGAAGCACATGGAAGAGATGCAGGCGCACATGGGCGACCGCGCTCCCTTCTCCGGCGCGGACGAGTCCGGCTGGGGCGCCGCCAGAAAAGATTTGACCTGGGTCAAAAAGCCCCGCCGCGGCATTTAG